In Syngnathus scovelli strain Florida chromosome 12, RoL_Ssco_1.2, whole genome shotgun sequence, the genomic window TAAGTCAACACTTAACTGCTACCTCTTGAACATTTGCAGTATGCACAAACGGTTGAGTGCCTCAGTCATATTTACTGCATAACAAACATTTCGGCTTTGTGATGTTTAAAACTGGAACATCATCTAATAAATACATCCAGTgcagcgaggggggggggggggggggggggggggggggtttgtctCACCTGAGATGACCCACATAACCCGAAAGACGGAATGAACGTGCATCCTCGCCAAGATCTGCTGCCTTCAATTACAATTACATTCGCTGACTCGCTCAAAGAGAAACACAACGACAAAATCCTTTCAGAGACACGACATATGGACAAGCATATCAAAATAAAGCTCATGAGTGTAATTTTAGACTGTAAAATGAAATGTATTGGCGTGGAGACTATTTGAGCTTCTTGCTGAGTTATAATCCAATGTGAGACGAAAATTGCATAAAAATATCCGTACAGCATATCTGCCTTGTGGGTGTCATACGGCACAGTTTTGAGGGTCGGTGGTTACGCTGGCGTACACGGGGGTCCTCAGTATCACTCGTACAGCTACGGAGTGTGCCGAATGCTTAACTAATGCTAATGCAAAAGTTCAGTGGTAACCAAGCAACAAGTGAATGTTGCGTTAACGTGAGGAGCTTCATCGCGCTTTGACAGAAGGCTAGCTGGATCacatttgttattgttgtaatttGAGGCTTGTCATTTGAGCCCAGGATGTTCGACTTAATGCTTCAAACGTCCTGCCCAGTTGATTGCAACTGTCCGTTTCGGGGCGTGATCGGCCAGCCGTACGCAGCATTCACATTACCTGCCTCGTCTTGctttgtcatcttttttttcccccaaacttGACTCTGACTTTGTTTTCGGCTGCACTGCTTCACTTCTGGTATCGCTCTCGCGTCTCTCAGTGCTGCAGGAGGAAGTTGGTGGCTATGTTGATGTCGTTGTTGGATGCTCGGAGGGCCTCGAGGGCATCCGGCCGGGAGAAGCCCATCTCCACCAACCTGGCGACCTGCAGGAGTAGTTCCATGAAATTAGAATTTGGATATAGCGTGTAGAAGATTTCCATTGATGCTTTTACACCTGCAATGATTCTTACAGATAATTTCAGCAGAGTCTGAAAATCTCATTTAGTTCCCCATTCTTTGAATATTTTGACCAAAGCATGTCAGACATTGTTTATCATTATTAGCACTGTATTGGTACATTTTTCAATATGAACAGGCAATGGTGACTGCACCTGCTCCTCTGCGACAACGTTTTCggatggtggcggcggcggcggcgcgctgGGCTGCGTCTGAGCCTGCGGCAGTGCTTCTCTTCTGCGTCTCAGGGAGGGGAACAACCTGCTCCACGGGAGCAAGCCAGTCTGCTAAGATAAAaaggatttttattttcactctttccACTTAAGTAATGAAAAAGAAGTCTCCGAATCGCATGGAATGGCTTTGTTGGTTTGAGCAGGAAAATCGCCGGTACTTGTGCTTGGTGTCTGGAGTTAGCGCGGGCCTCGTTGAACTGGGCCAGTAGCAGCTCTTGATCCAGTTGGTCCATCCGCTGTTGCCTCTGGATGTCCAGCGTGGCGCCCATCCCCAGAGGTGCCTCGCTGGTTGGTTGAGAACCTTCAAGGGGGGGAACAAAAATAACATGACCATGTTTGCGCATCACTGTTGTTTAAACCGTGACGGCGCTAGCTCGGACGCACTGGAGAAGAGCGGCTCCAGAAGGTAGCGTGCGACGGCACACAGCCAGGCAGGCACAAAGAGAAATTTCTGGAGCCAGAGCACGTTGGAGTGGTACAAACCACCCGAGATCTGAGACACATGTCAAACATTAATCAATCAACCATTGTGTTATACGATGATGGGTTTACCTTATACCAGTGGACCCTcaggataaaaaataaaaataggctGATTACAGCATTCTATAATTATTGATCTCTGGGCACTGTGTTTTCAAAATTGAAACAGCAATTTGGTTGTTTGCTGATGAAGTGTACAAGGCCGCTGGAGCATCATATGACTCACCAGGCCACTGAGTGCCAGGACCCACATGAAGGGACTGGACGTCAACAGCTACACAGAGACACAAACAAAGAGGGGGCAAGATTCATGACTGGATGCGTTAAAAACACAACGGAGCTGAACAGAACCATACCTGCAGTCCGACGATGTAGACCAAGGTTTTGTTGGTGATGCTGACGAGGCCCAGCACCTGGGTGATGGGCACCTTGGGGATGGACCAATAGAAAGGCACAAAGAGGGCAAAGACCGGGGCCAGCCTGTGGACGTCACGCATCAAAAATCTAATTTGTTGTGATCAAATGTTACTTGCAAGATTGTGACtgtatacagaaaaaaaaaacaaaagaaaactgaAACAGTAAATAGAACATTGCAATGCATTTGCTTTGGTTTGGCCTTGTTCCCCAAACAAATTAAACTCACAGCCCCGCAGGCAACTCCTCCACCTCGTAGTCAAAGAGGAAGGAGAACGCCTGAGCCAACAG contains:
- the ubac2 gene encoding ubiquitin-associated domain-containing protein 2 isoform X2: MFTTTGSRGLYKAPLSKGLLLVLSGLTVMLLLLPQYQHMFEYNLQAVSHQQQVWRLLCGRLVCLDVKDSFCSAMLIYNFRIFERRFGSRKFASFLLGTWFVSALLDLLLAQAFSFLFDYEVEELPAGLLAPVFALFVPFYWSIPKVPITQVLGLVSITNKTLVYIVGLQLLTSSPFMWVLALSGLISGGLYHSNVLWLQKFLFVPAWLCAVARYLLEPLFSSSQPTSEAPLGMGATLDIQRQQRMDQLDQELLLAQFNEARANSRHQAQTGLLPWSRLFPSLRRRREALPQAQTQPSAPPPPPPSENVVAEEQVARLVEMGFSRPDALEALRASNNDINIATNFLLQH
- the ubac2 gene encoding ubiquitin-associated domain-containing protein 2 isoform X1, translating into MFTTTGSRGLYKAPLSKGLLLVLSGLTVMLLLLPQYQHMFEYNLQAVSHQQQVWRLLCGRLVCLDVKDSFCSAMLIYNFRIFERRFGSRKFASFLLGTWFVSALLDLLLAQAFSFLFDYEVEELPAGLLAPVFALFVPFYWSIPKVPITQVLGLVSITNKTLVYIVGLQLLTSSPFMWVLALSGLISGGLYHSNVLWLQKFLFVPAWLCAVARYLLEPLFSSSQPTSEAPLGMGATLDIQRQQRMDQLDQELLLAQFNEARANSRHQAQQTGLLPWSRLFPSLRRRREALPQAQTQPSAPPPPPPSENVVAEEQVARLVEMGFSRPDALEALRASNNDINIATNFLLQH